One bacterium DNA window includes the following coding sequences:
- a CDS encoding GNAT family N-acetyltransferase — MSSFFLRPSLLSDETAIYNLYNRVAAIRGGLARETHEVTSDYVHHFLSRSIATGLSIIAINENECLGEIHAYRPGIKVFDHVLSELTIAVDPKAQGLGIGKQLFTTFLDTVRTTMPNILRVELIARESNSKAIRMYEKLGFVTEGRFENRIRSVDGGLEADIPMAWMNPNYKG; from the coding sequence GTGAGTTCATTCTTCCTGCGCCCGTCTTTGTTGAGCGATGAAACGGCCATTTATAATCTTTATAACCGGGTTGCCGCTATACGCGGAGGACTTGCTCGTGAAACGCATGAAGTCACTTCCGATTATGTTCACCATTTTCTATCACGAAGCATCGCAACCGGTTTATCCATCATCGCAATCAATGAGAACGAATGCCTTGGTGAAATACACGCCTACAGACCGGGCATTAAAGTATTTGATCATGTTTTGAGTGAACTCACGATCGCCGTTGACCCGAAGGCACAAGGTCTGGGTATCGGAAAACAACTCTTTACGACTTTTTTAGACACCGTCCGCACAACCATGCCGAACATATTGCGCGTAGAACTCATTGCACGCGAGAGTAATTCTAAAGCCATACGCATGTACGAAAAACTCGGATTCGTGACCGAGGGTCGTTTTGAAAATCGTATTCGCAGTGTGGATGGTGGTTTGGAAGCGGATATACCGATGGCTTGGATGAATCCTAACTACAAAGGTTGA
- a CDS encoding alkaline phosphatase family protein: MKKVKLWNALIFFKPTAVLFFSILLSACTPPPPIGPLPGKTPDSFRIAFGSCNKTFLPQPLWNPIRTAQPDLWMWLGDIVYGDRGGIDTIRWMYNFQKKHPDYAALRQTVPVIGIWDDHDYGVNDGGSEYEHKKETQRLLMDFLDEPAESPRRLQEGIYTSYRYDKLNTRIKLILLDERSFREEPRANKDILGDKQWQWLYGELFGDTTDITLIASSSQIIPNDNYAFNEVWQDYPASRDKILSWLKTVPGTVFIVSGDRHYAEISQIENGRNNGRSTLTELTSSGLTHTKNYTLYSLLPIEPNSHRVGDFYGGLNFGVIDIDAVQRKVFGYVCDHESMIRLQLVIDY, from the coding sequence GTGAAAAAAGTAAAACTATGGAACGCTTTAATTTTTTTTAAACCAACCGCTGTCCTCTTTTTTTCCATTTTACTTTCTGCTTGTACACCACCGCCACCGATAGGCCCTTTGCCCGGCAAAACTCCGGATTCATTTCGTATCGCTTTCGGTTCTTGCAATAAAACATTTCTTCCCCAGCCGCTATGGAATCCGATCAGGACTGCCCAACCCGATCTTTGGATGTGGCTCGGTGACATCGTTTACGGTGATCGCGGCGGAATTGACACCATACGATGGATGTACAATTTTCAAAAAAAACATCCGGACTACGCCGCGTTACGACAAACCGTACCGGTGATCGGAATTTGGGACGATCACGATTACGGTGTCAATGACGGCGGCAGCGAATATGAACACAAAAAAGAAACCCAACGTCTATTGATGGATTTTTTGGATGAACCCGCTGAAAGCCCTCGGCGCTTGCAAGAAGGTATTTATACGTCGTATCGCTACGACAAGCTCAATACCCGCATAAAGCTCATACTTCTTGATGAACGTTCATTCCGTGAAGAGCCGCGTGCCAACAAGGATATACTCGGCGATAAACAATGGCAATGGTTGTACGGCGAGCTCTTCGGAGATACGACGGATATCACATTGATCGCTTCTTCCAGTCAAATTATCCCCAACGATAATTACGCGTTCAATGAAGTGTGGCAAGATTATCCGGCTTCAAGGGACAAAATTTTATCCTGGCTCAAAACGGTGCCGGGCACCGTATTCATTGTGAGCGGTGACCGACACTATGCCGAAATATCTCAAATCGAAAACGGCCGAAATAATGGCCGATCGACATTGACGGAGCTTACGTCCAGCGGATTGACACATACCAAAAATTATACGCTTTATAGTTTACTGCCGATCGAACCTAATTCACACCGCGTCGGTGATTTTTACGGCGGACTGAATTTTGGCGTGATTGACATTGATGCCGTACAACGTAAAGTTTTCGGTTACGTGTGCGATCACGAATCCATGATACGTTTACAACTGGTTATCGATTACTAA
- the sulP gene encoding sulfate permease has translation MLRPKLLDTLKDYNRERFIADLSAGTIVGVVALPLAIAFAIASGVSPERGLYTAIIAGFLISFLSGSKVQIGGPTGAFVVIVYGIVEKYGIDGLIIATIMAGVILILMGLAKFGGLIKYIPHPIITGFTSGIAVIIFSTQIRDFFGLTIDKVPGDFVEKWASYIEHGSSINFYAFGIGIATLLIIVFWSRFSQKIPGSLAALIISTCVVYFFQLPVDTIHTRFGEIPSSLPAPIFPNIQWSTITALIMPATTIALLGAIESLLCAVVADGMIGDRHRSNMELIAQGLANIVTPFFGGIPATGAIARTATNIRNGGRTPIAGIIHALILLMILLIFGKWAALIPLPCLAAILIYVAYNMSEHTAFMAIIRGPRTDVIVLLTTFALTVLVDLTVAIEIGMILAAFLFMKQMADVTRIQVIKSDLDDHDEPPDTQAVKDKRIPQGVQVFEINGPFFFGSVYKFQEHFDFARRHTRVLILRMRAVPYVDAGGLHALREMMNHCRKDKVYFLIAEIHTQPLIAVEQSGLMQTMGEDYYFGNLDEALAAAGELIKAQPAENTESLHRYMHEIREGQK, from the coding sequence ATGTTACGACCTAAATTACTGGATACGCTGAAAGACTATAATCGCGAACGCTTTATTGCGGATCTGAGCGCAGGCACTATAGTCGGCGTGGTAGCTTTACCGCTCGCCATAGCTTTTGCTATCGCATCGGGCGTTTCACCGGAACGCGGTTTATACACAGCGATCATCGCCGGTTTTTTGATTTCATTTTTAAGCGGCAGCAAAGTTCAGATCGGCGGCCCGACCGGGGCTTTCGTCGTGATCGTATATGGTATTGTAGAAAAATACGGCATTGACGGATTGATCATCGCCACGATCATGGCCGGGGTGATATTGATTCTAATGGGGCTTGCTAAATTTGGCGGCCTTATCAAATATATTCCGCATCCGATCATCACCGGTTTTACATCCGGTATCGCCGTTATCATCTTCTCAACACAAATTCGAGATTTTTTCGGCTTAACAATAGACAAAGTACCCGGTGATTTTGTAGAGAAATGGGCATCGTATATTGAACATGGATCCTCCATCAATTTTTATGCGTTTGGTATCGGCATCGCTACCCTATTAATTATCGTTTTTTGGTCACGCTTTTCACAAAAAATCCCGGGCTCATTGGCGGCTTTGATCATTTCGACGTGTGTCGTTTATTTTTTTCAATTGCCCGTAGATACGATTCATACCCGCTTTGGTGAAATTCCGTCTTCATTACCTGCGCCTATTTTCCCCAATATTCAATGGTCTACGATCACAGCCCTCATTATGCCAGCGACGACGATCGCTTTACTGGGCGCGATCGAATCATTGCTCTGTGCTGTTGTTGCCGACGGTATGATCGGTGACCGACATCGCTCCAATATGGAACTCATCGCGCAAGGCCTCGCCAATATAGTTACACCTTTTTTCGGAGGCATCCCTGCGACGGGCGCCATCGCACGTACGGCGACCAATATCCGCAACGGAGGCCGGACACCGATCGCCGGTATTATCCACGCGCTGATCTTACTGATGATCTTGTTGATTTTTGGGAAATGGGCAGCTCTTATTCCTTTGCCTTGTCTGGCAGCCATCCTGATTTACGTTGCGTATAATATGAGTGAACATACAGCGTTTATGGCTATTATTCGCGGCCCTCGAACGGATGTGATCGTTTTGCTTACTACGTTTGCGCTGACCGTATTGGTTGATCTTACCGTGGCCATCGAAATCGGGATGATCCTCGCCGCATTTTTATTTATGAAGCAGATGGCCGACGTTACACGTATTCAGGTGATCAAGTCTGATTTGGATGATCATGACGAGCCCCCCGACACACAAGCTGTCAAGGACAAACGCATACCCCAGGGTGTGCAGGTTTTTGAAATCAACGGTCCGTTCTTTTTCGGCTCGGTTTATAAATTTCAGGAACACTTTGATTTTGCCAGACGGCACACGCGCGTATTGATTCTTCGCATGCGTGCCGTGCCCTATGTTGACGCGGGAGGGCTTCACGCGTTACGTGAAATGATGAATCATTGCCGAAAAGATAAAGTTTATTTCTTGATCGCCGAGATACATACGCAACCGCTCATCGCCGTCGAGCAATCCGGCCTGATGCAAACCATGGGCGAAGATTATTATTTCGGCAATCTTGACGAAGCCCTGGCGGCAGCCGGCGAATTGATAAAAGCACAACCGGCTGAAAACACGGAATCTTTGCATCGTTATATGCATGAAATCCGTGAAGGCCAAAAGTAA
- a CDS encoding DUF3078 domain-containing protein, producing MTSKFTLFALVMVVFAQMTHAQDTTWQRGGAASINFSQVQLKDWGGGGDNSLALNSLLSLFANYHFEKTRWENSLELGYGIVKQGDAGTRKADDKIIYVSKYNRDFVGPWKYSALLDFRTQFANGYDYSVPDSLRKPISKFMSPAALTIALGADYRPNDKFSALISPVTGKATFVLDKRLSDLGSFGVKKGDKVYTEFGWFINSVYKTPLMTGIDFTSKINMFSSYKKIKEVDVNWENLILMKVNEYVSANLTAQFVYDKDVSNKWQIKEVFGAGLLYKF from the coding sequence ATGACGTCTAAATTTACACTCTTTGCGTTGGTAATGGTCGTTTTTGCGCAAATGACTCATGCACAGGATACAACATGGCAGCGTGGCGGTGCAGCCAGTATCAACTTTAGTCAGGTACAGCTCAAGGATTGGGGCGGCGGCGGCGATAACTCGCTTGCGCTGAATTCACTTTTGAGCTTGTTTGCTAATTATCACTTTGAAAAAACGCGCTGGGAAAATTCTTTGGAACTGGGTTACGGTATCGTCAAACAGGGCGATGCCGGTACACGTAAAGCGGATGATAAGATCATTTATGTGTCCAAATACAATCGCGATTTCGTTGGCCCGTGGAAATATTCGGCATTATTGGATTTTCGTACACAATTTGCCAACGGCTATGATTACAGCGTACCCGATTCGTTACGTAAACCTATTTCCAAATTTATGTCGCCGGCAGCGCTCACCATCGCACTCGGTGCGGACTATCGTCCCAACGATAAGTTTTCAGCACTTATATCTCCCGTGACGGGCAAGGCAACTTTCGTTCTCGACAAGCGCCTGTCTGACCTTGGATCGTTTGGCGTAAAAAAGGGTGACAAAGTTTATACTGAATTCGGTTGGTTTATCAACAGTGTTTACAAAACGCCCCTGATGACCGGCATTGATTTTACATCCAAAATAAACATGTTCTCAAGTTACAAAAAAATCAAAGAAGTTGATGTCAACTGGGAAAACCTGATTCTGATGAAGGTGAATGAATATGTCAGCGCCAATTTGACGGCACAATTTGTTTACGATAAGGATGTTTCCAACAAATGGCAGATCAAAGAAGTTTTTGGCGCCGGACTACTGTACAAATTTTAA
- a CDS encoding DnaJ domain-containing protein: MTIEDALIILEINEPHPNLNQIKSAYRVLARKYHPDKTGTKDASKFILINAAYELLKDHFAFGYSSYEHEKCDAEFETESDISARLREIEKAFELLQRSYEEYHNAVFANIENQIIEVLNSYTTNSQLKNHFPSYFSDVTTNGLQNIVVWFNENFASMAKSYDTWINGYLKSVYEQLQAQETALWRKSPFLRKTIKISFFVSLISVPIGIYLNNNLLLLLFPIYFGIPAGIIKYFRSVRSSFSIEERVIRLDHNKFRLSPEQAQLYVGEEVSQKETSQLGAVSGAALGLAVGGPIGAVIGGALGGLFGSMFGESLDELKNKVYSQANIRLVEINSFILERLNNEIPKIYSELINSVKENYSKNKKNAVNLLLTYNTTYNKTHAYKIEKDHPMINIDFTDMIYVVLLACFFLSFTVYISEKNSLRKLSLTAPSTVDVRNNLQNEVMSFISTHLNFEAKQEIESYINDYEEVVDYYSTSKVTKNQIKQLKLAFYKKWPMVSYNLDRKTFRINEEGGQIRIFFNYHFIVGNDIEKREGVAENEMEIYFKNGVIKIIAEEQKILHTENKTTKNEKYIEPIDNYSINFRDPKEVIRAFYLFVEKKKPGEAVLLYAEAKKEKVNKKLIDAVSTDTEYYKIESMIVNYENDVECEVSVYLFHKKHNAQEEYWAINVKLIKESDLWKIWSTPGKQIY; this comes from the coding sequence ATGACAATCGAAGATGCTCTAATAATACTCGAAATTAATGAACCACACCCCAATCTTAATCAGATCAAGTCCGCTTATCGTGTTCTTGCTAGAAAATATCATCCGGATAAAACCGGAACAAAAGATGCATCAAAATTCATCTTAATCAATGCAGCATATGAGCTACTGAAAGATCACTTTGCTTTTGGATATTCTTCCTATGAACACGAAAAATGTGACGCAGAATTTGAAACAGAAAGTGATATATCTGCGCGATTGCGCGAAATTGAGAAAGCTTTTGAATTATTGCAACGAAGTTATGAAGAGTATCACAATGCGGTCTTTGCAAATATAGAGAATCAAATAATTGAAGTGCTTAATAGCTACACAACCAATTCTCAACTTAAGAATCATTTTCCTAGTTATTTTTCTGACGTTACAACGAATGGGTTACAAAATATCGTTGTTTGGTTTAATGAGAATTTTGCAAGCATGGCAAAGTCTTATGACACTTGGATTAACGGATATTTGAAATCTGTATACGAGCAGCTTCAGGCTCAAGAGACTGCGCTATGGCGAAAATCACCCTTTTTAAGAAAAACTATTAAAATTAGTTTTTTTGTTAGTTTGATTAGCGTTCCAATTGGAATCTATTTAAATAACAATCTACTACTTTTGTTGTTTCCAATTTACTTTGGAATACCCGCCGGCATAATTAAGTATTTCCGTTCAGTCAGATCGAGCTTTAGTATAGAGGAAAGAGTTATTAGATTAGATCATAATAAATTCAGGCTCTCTCCAGAACAAGCACAACTTTATGTAGGTGAAGAGGTATCTCAAAAAGAAACTTCTCAACTTGGAGCTGTAAGCGGTGCAGCTCTTGGATTGGCTGTTGGCGGACCGATTGGAGCTGTCATCGGAGGCGCGCTGGGAGGCCTTTTCGGTAGCATGTTTGGTGAGTCACTTGATGAACTTAAAAACAAAGTATATTCTCAGGCAAACATCAGACTTGTTGAGATCAATTCATTTATTTTAGAAAGATTGAACAATGAGATACCAAAAATTTATTCCGAATTAATAAATTCAGTAAAGGAAAACTACTCAAAGAATAAAAAAAACGCCGTTAATCTTTTGTTGACATACAATACTACTTATAATAAGACGCATGCCTATAAAATCGAAAAAGACCACCCAATGATAAATATTGACTTTACGGACATGATATATGTAGTCTTACTTGCCTGTTTTTTCTTATCATTCACAGTATATATTTCTGAGAAGAATAGTTTACGCAAGCTATCATTAACAGCACCATCAACCGTTGATGTTAGAAATAATCTCCAAAATGAAGTAATGAGTTTCATTTCTACCCATCTTAATTTTGAAGCCAAACAAGAAATTGAATCATATATAAATGATTACGAAGAGGTTGTTGATTATTATTCAACATCAAAAGTGACAAAAAATCAAATCAAGCAACTCAAACTGGCATTTTACAAAAAATGGCCGATGGTTTCATACAACCTTGATCGCAAAACGTTTCGAATTAATGAAGAAGGTGGTCAAATTCGAATATTCTTCAATTATCATTTTATTGTTGGAAATGACATTGAAAAAAGGGAGGGGGTAGCCGAAAATGAAATGGAAATTTATTTCAAGAATGGAGTAATAAAAATCATAGCCGAAGAACAAAAAATATTACACACTGAGAACAAAACTACAAAGAACGAAAAGTACATTGAACCTATCGATAATTACTCAATTAACTTTCGAGATCCAAAAGAGGTAATACGAGCATTTTATCTCTTTGTTGAAAAAAAGAAACCAGGTGAAGCTGTTTTGCTTTATGCTGAGGCTAAGAAAGAAAAAGTAAATAAAAAACTTATTGATGCTGTATCTACAGACACAGAATACTACAAAATAGAATCAATGATTGTTAACTACGAAAACGATGTTGAATGTGAAGTTAGCGTTTATCTTTTTCATAAAAAACATAACGCTCAAGAAGAGTACTGGGCTATTAATGTCAAATTAATTAAAGAATCTGATTTATGGAAAATTTGGAGCACTCCGGGAAAACAAATTTATTGA
- a CDS encoding AMP-binding protein yields MQSIQTILRRLTEAPDKEALYWNDRFFSYAELNTAIAAWEPVLKDNGVGRGTVCAFLGDYSPQTAALIFALMKVKAVMVPFTYAIQREIEEFKNIAGVECMFRFAPDDTWTFERYNAVPRNALIEDFMQRDVPGLIVFSSGSTGKPKGILQDCERVMHKFVEKRPGWRTLLFLMMDHFGGFNTFLSSFAYGGTAVCLPDRNPDTVCRIIQTSRATLLPTTPTFINLLLASRVYGQYDLSSVKMITYGTEVMNAATLSKVRDIFPNAQIKQTYGLSELGVLRSQSESDDSVWVKIGGAGFEVKIVDNILWIRSEANMVGYLNAPSPFDNEGWMCTGDQVEVRGEYMRILGRKSEMINVGGQKVFPVEVENVLMEAGNVREVSVFAKPHPIMGHVVHAKITLHEPEDTLLATERLRKFCLERMAKYKVPVKFVFVDNNEQHNARFKKIRRDSESS; encoded by the coding sequence ATGCAGTCCATTCAAACCATACTCCGACGACTCACAGAAGCACCCGACAAGGAAGCGCTGTACTGGAACGATCGTTTTTTTTCTTATGCGGAATTAAACACCGCTATAGCCGCGTGGGAACCTGTTTTGAAAGACAACGGGGTCGGCCGCGGCACTGTTTGTGCTTTTTTAGGTGATTATTCACCGCAGACGGCGGCACTCATTTTTGCGTTGATGAAAGTCAAAGCTGTGATGGTTCCTTTTACATATGCGATCCAACGCGAAATCGAAGAATTCAAAAACATTGCCGGTGTCGAATGTATGTTCCGTTTTGCTCCGGACGACACATGGACCTTTGAAAGGTACAATGCCGTTCCGCGGAACGCGTTGATTGAGGATTTTATGCAGCGCGACGTACCGGGGCTGATCGTATTTTCAAGCGGATCAACCGGCAAACCTAAGGGTATTTTGCAGGATTGCGAACGTGTCATGCATAAATTTGTCGAAAAAAGACCGGGATGGCGTACACTTCTTTTTTTGATGATGGATCACTTTGGGGGATTTAACACATTTTTATCATCGTTTGCTTACGGAGGTACGGCCGTTTGTCTTCCGGATCGCAATCCTGATACCGTGTGCCGCATCATACAAACTTCACGTGCGACACTCTTGCCCACGACACCGACATTTATCAACCTTCTTTTGGCATCACGCGTGTACGGGCAATACGATCTGTCTTCGGTCAAAATGATTACCTATGGTACGGAAGTCATGAATGCCGCAACTCTTTCGAAAGTCCGCGATATTTTTCCTAATGCGCAGATCAAACAAACTTACGGTCTTTCCGAACTCGGCGTGTTGCGCTCGCAATCTGAAAGTGATGATTCCGTGTGGGTCAAAATCGGAGGTGCCGGTTTTGAAGTAAAAATCGTCGATAATATTTTGTGGATTCGGTCCGAAGCCAATATGGTCGGCTACCTCAATGCGCCCAGCCCTTTTGACAACGAAGGATGGATGTGTACCGGCGATCAAGTTGAGGTGCGCGGTGAATACATGCGTATCCTCGGTCGCAAATCGGAAATGATCAATGTCGGCGGTCAAAAAGTTTTCCCCGTCGAAGTCGAGAACGTTTTAATGGAAGCCGGTAATGTACGCGAAGTCAGCGTTTTCGCGAAACCCCATCCGATCATGGGTCACGTCGTGCACGCCAAAATCACCCTGCATGAACCGGAAGACACACTTCTTGCTACGGAACGTCTTCGCAAATTTTGTCTCGAGCGTATGGCAAAATACAAAGTACCGGTTAAATTTGTTTTTGTAGATAACAACGAACAACATAACGCGCGATTCAAAAAAATACGCCGCGATTCGGAGTCTTCCTAG
- the mscL gene encoding large-conductance mechanosensitive channel protein MscL — protein MMQEFKQFASRGNVVDLAVGIIIGGAFGKIVSSAVSDLLMPPLGWMIGGLSFTDLKFTFKTELLDVKPVTINYGNFLQTCVDFLIVAFAVFLLIKAMNRFHQKQETAPAAPPAPSKQELLLEEIRDLLKKK, from the coding sequence ATGATGCAGGAATTTAAGCAATTTGCTTCGCGCGGCAATGTTGTCGATCTTGCCGTAGGTATCATCATCGGCGGTGCTTTCGGAAAAATCGTTTCATCGGCCGTGAGCGATCTGCTAATGCCTCCGCTCGGATGGATGATCGGCGGGCTCAGTTTTACGGATTTGAAATTTACGTTCAAAACGGAGTTGCTTGATGTAAAACCGGTTACCATCAATTACGGAAATTTTTTGCAAACGTGTGTGGATTTTTTGATCGTGGCTTTTGCCGTGTTTCTTCTGATCAAAGCGATGAACCGCTTTCATCAGAAACAGGAAACAGCACCGGCTGCACCTCCGGCACCAAGCAAACAAGAATTGCTGCTCGAAGAAATCAGAGACTTACTCAAAAAGAAATAA